A region of Lycium barbarum isolate Lr01 chromosome 3, ASM1917538v2, whole genome shotgun sequence DNA encodes the following proteins:
- the LOC132631997 gene encoding uncharacterized protein LOC132631997 has translation MQPDWIQDEWWKELLHYWATDPTFFKRSENGKAARASVKGGSLHTSGATSQVDLMKRLELQRGQAIPQDKIFKITHTRKEKNVDSTNQWVEPRAERTWNEFQQHFGEFRVTQPSTTQMTDELIQQQWIEKVAPPTRHGTVYGMPNRAFRRYSSALEAVGVTDDGTVDPKEYEAMRQQVDLLTRTLNSSEARMLGMQAQIDSLLNSRQFPIPPCPGDARRSQPPSQTRPSQGRRIWSQADINHALVDESSWEDTDHVSNTEH, from the exons ATGCAGCCTGATTGGATCCAAGATGAATGGTGGAAGGAGCTGCTGCACTACTGGGCAACTGATCCGACTTTTTTTAAACGAAGTGAAAATGGGAAGGCCGCTAGAGCCTCAGTGAAGGGTGGATCGCTGCACACTAGTGGCGCCACGAGTCAAGTGGACTTGATGAAGCGGCTG GAGCTCCAGAGGGGTCAGGCGATACCTCAAGATAAGATCTTCAAGATTACTCACACGAGGAAGGAGAAGAACGTTGATAGTACAAACCAATGGGTTGAGCCAAGGGCTGAGCGAACTTGG AATGAATTTCAACAACACTTTGGGGAGTTTCGAGTCACTCAGCCAAGTACCACGCAGATGACCGACGAGTTAATACAACAACAATGGATTGAGAAGGTTGCTCCTCCAACAAGGCACGGGACAGTTTATGGGATGCCTAATCGAGCCTTTCGTCGATACTCGTCGGCCCTTGAAGCCGTAGGTGTTACTGATGATGGGACAGTTGATCCTAAGGAGTATGAAGCCATGAGGCAGCAAGTTGACCTGCTAACAAGAACACTTAATTCCTCGGAGGCCAGGATGTTGGGTATGCAAGCCCAGATTGATAGCTTACTTAATTCGCGGCAGTTTCCGATTCCCCCGTGTCCTGGGGATGCTCGTAGGTCACAACCTCCTAGCCAAACCCGACCTTCCCAAGGTAGACGAATTTGGTCACAAGCTGACATAAATCATGCTCTTGTCGATGAGTCTAGTTGGGAGGATACGGATCATGTCTCTAACACCGAACATTGA